The following proteins are encoded in a genomic region of Triticum dicoccoides isolate Atlit2015 ecotype Zavitan chromosome 1B, WEW_v2.0, whole genome shotgun sequence:
- the LOC119316929 gene encoding chalcone synthase 2-like, protein MMVLADRSTLEEVRRAQRAEGLATVLAIGTAVPANCVYQATYPDYYFRVTKSEHLSDLKEKFERMCEKSTIRKRHMHLTEEILKKNPSLCSHMEPSLDTRHDIVVVEVPKLGKEAAERAIKEWGQPLSKITHVVFCTTSGVDMPGADYQLTRLLGLSPTVKRLMMYQQGCFGGATMLRMAKDIAENNRGARVLVVCSEITAMAFRGPSKSHLDSLVGHALFGDGAAAAIIGADPDEPFEKPLFQLVSASQTILPGSEDAINGHLTEAGLTIHLLKDVPGLISENIEQALEDAFKPLGIHNWNSIFWIAHPGGPAILDMVEEKVGLDKERMRASREVLSEYGNMSSACVLFVLDVMRKTSSQDGQATTGEGKEWGVLFGFGPGLTVETLVLYSVPITATA, encoded by the exons ATGATGGTCTTAGCTGACAGAAGCACA TTGGAGGAAGTGCGAAGGGCACAGCGGGCGGAGGGTCTGGCGACCGTGCTCGCAATCGGCACGGCCGTCCCGGCCAACTGCGTGTACCAGGCCACCTACCCGGACTACTACTTCAGGGTCACCAAAAGCGAGCACCTTTCGGACCTCAAGGAGAAGTTCGAGAGGATGTGCGAGAAGTCCACGATCAGGAAGAGGCACATGCACCTCACCGAGGAGATCCTCAAAAAGAACCCCAGCCTCTGCTCCCACATGGAGCCGTCGCTCGACACGCGCCACGACATTGTCGTCGTCGAGGTCCCCAAGCTCGGGAAAGAGGCGGCAGAGAGGGCCATCAAGGAGTGGGGCCAGCCGCTGTCGAAGATCACCCACGTCGTCTTCTGCACCACCTCCGGCGTGGACATGCCGGGCGCCGACTACCAGCTcaccaggcttctcggcctttcgcCTACCGTCAAACGCCTCATGATGTACCAGCAAGGCTGCTTCGGCGGTGCCACCATGCTCCGCATGGCCAAAGACATCGCCGAGAACAACCGCGGCGCACGCGTGCTGGTGGTCTGCTCGGAGATCACCGCCATGGCATTCCGTGGCCCCTCCAAGTCCCATTTGGATTCGCTGGTCGGACATGCGCTCTTTGGCGATGGCGCGGCCGCTGCCATCATTGGTGCCGACCCCGACGAGCCCTTCGAGAAGCCACTCTTCCAGCTGGTATCAGCGAGCCAGACCATCCTGCCCGGCTCCGAGGATGCCATCAACGGCCACCTTACAGAGGCAGGGCTCACCATCCACCTTCTGAAGGACGTGCCCGGGCTCATCTCCGAGAACATCGAGCAAGCGCTCGAGGACGCCTTCAAGCCTCTTGGCATCCACAACTGGAACTCCATCTTCTGGATTGCACACCCAGGCGGGCCGGCGATCCTGGACATGGTTGAGGAGAAAGTTGGCCTTGATAAGGAACGCATGCGCGCCAGCCGAGAGGTCTTGTCGGAGTACGGCAACATGTCCAGCGCATGTGTCCTCTTCGTCCTCGACGTGATGCGTAAGACCTCTTCCCAGGATGGCCAAGCAACCACTGGAGAGGGTAAGGAGTGGGGTGTCCTCTTTGGCTTCGGCCCCGGCCTCACCGTCGAGACACTCGTCCTCTACAGCGTCCCGATCACAGCCACTGCATGA